The DNA window GCGAGTACCTACGAGCCCTGCACGTCCGCGTCGCCCACCACTTATCAGGACAGTGCGGCCGATTCGCCCACCATCTACGACATCGCGCGGCAATCGGCCAACACCGCCGTCGAAGGGCGCAGCTTGTTGGAGCCGCAAACGCCGCCAGACACTGGCGCCCAGGCGAGCCCCACGCCGGCGGGAAATGCCGCCGAGGCCGCACCCACGCCTGCGCCGCGCCGGCCTTGCGGATGGCGTTAGTGCGTGCGGATGTTGGGAATCGGGTTATTCGAGGACATGATTGCGAGGTTGCGATTGCGGACCTTCTGCCGGTCGCAGTGCCGGTCTGGAGAAACTTTGAAAGAGGCAGCTATGGCTGCCGTACTCCATAGTCACCGGCTGGTTGAAAAAACATCCAGGGCGGCGTCACGGCCGCCGCACTCCAGGGTCGCCTTGCGGCGACGGCAATCATTTGTAGTTGCGGATCGCCTCGAGGAACTTTTGGCCGAACAGGTCGAGCTTCTTCTGGCCTACGCCGGTGATTTCGAGCAGGGCCTGGGGGGTGGTGGGCAGGTCGCGGGCCATCTCGTGCAGGGTGCGGTCGGAGAAGACCACGTACGGCGGCACGCCGCGCTCAAAGGCCAGGGCGCTGCGCACCTCGCGGAGCTTCTGGAACAGATCCGGGTCGTAATCGGTGATCGGCGCGGCGGCCTCGGACGTGCCGGCGGAGCGGCCCTTGCGGACTCGCACTTTGGCGGCGGGCTCTTCCGTGCGGCGCAGCACCTTGAACGTCGCCCGGCCAAAGAGCACGTCGCGGCCCTTGTCGCTCAGGCCCAGCACGGGGTAGCGGTCGCCGGCCACCAGCAGGCACTGCTGGGCGATGAGGTTGTCGACGATGTTGAGCCACGCGCGTTTGTCGCCGCGGTCTTTGCCGGCGCCGTAAGTCTTGATCTGGTCGTGACCGAGCGAGCGGATCCGTTCGGTGTTGGCGCCGATGACGACGTCCACCACGTGATTGGCCCCGAACCGCTCGCCAGTGCGAGCCACGGCAGACATCAGGATCTGCGCCTCGACGGTGGCCTCGATCAGTTCGACGTTGCCCGAGCAGACGTCGCAGGCCTGGCAGTTGTCGTGGGGGTACGTCTCGCCGAAGTACGCCAGCAGTTGGGCGCGCCGGCAGGCGCTGGCGGTGGCGTAGCGGACCATGCCGGACAACTGCGCCGCCGCGGCGGCCCGCAGCGTGTCGTCCTCGATGGCGTCGATGAAGTAGCGAATCTTGGGTATGTCCGCCCGCGAGAAGAACAGCAGGCACCGCGCCGCCTCGCCGTCGCGTCCGGCGCGGCCGGTCTCCTGGTAGTAGCCTTCCATGTTCTTGGGCAGGTCGCCATGCACGACGAACCGCACGTTGGACTTGTCGATCCCCATGCCGAAGGCGATGGTGGCGACGACGACCTGGACCTTGTCGTTGTTGAAGGCCTCCTGGTTCTTGCGGCGGGTCTCGGGAGTCAGGCCGGCGTGGTAGGGCAGGGCCTTGATCCCGCCGCTCTTGAGCGCCGCGGCGGTGGCCTCGACGTCCTTGCGCGTGGTGCGGTAGACGATCCCGCTCTCGTCGGCGTGTGCTTTGATGAACTTCAGGAGCTGGCGGTCCAGGTCGCCCTTGGTCTGCACTTCATAGAAGAGGTTGGGCCGGTCGAACGATGCGCGCGTCACGTGCGGGCGGCGCAGGCCCAGGCGAGCGATGACGTCCTCCTGCACGCGATGGGTGGCGGTGGCGGTGAAGGCCGCGACAGGAACGTCCTTGAACGCCTTGACGAGCTGCGAAAGCTGCAGGTAGTCGGGGCGGAAGTCGTGGCCCCACTCGCTGATGCAGTGGGCCTCGTCGACGGCGAACAGGCAGATCTTCGACTCGCGCAGGGCGGCGATGAAATGGTCCATCGCCAGCCGCTCGGGCGAGACGTACAGCAGGTCCAGCTCGCCGGCCCGCAGGCGGTGGTACACCCCGCGGCGGGCGGTGTCGTCCATGGCGCTGTTGAGGAACTCTGCATGCAGGCCGGTGCCCTTGGCGCCGTCGACCTGGTCTTTCATCAGCGAGATCAGCGGGCTGATCACCACGCACGTGCCGGCCATCAGGTGCGAGGGCAACTGGTAGCACAGGCTCTTGCCCCCGCCGGTGGGCATGACGGCAAAGACGTCGCGCCCGGCGATGATCGCCCGAACGATCGATTCCTGGTTGGCGCGAAAGGCTGCAAACCCAAATATCTTCTTCAAAGCCGCCAGGACCGGATCTGGTTGTGCGCTCATGTCATTCTCTTCCGAAAAACAAGATTACGTCCACGAATGTCACGAATGTCACGAATGGGGGAAACAAAGACGGAATATTGGAAGAATGGAATAATGGAAATAAGGAATGGAAGGCTGGGCCGATCTGTACCATTGATTCCGTTCATTCCACCATTCCATCATTCCCTTCTTCCTGCTTTTTCC is part of the Planctomycetaceae bacterium genome and encodes:
- the recQ gene encoding DNA helicase RecQ, whose amino-acid sequence is MSAQPDPVLAALKKIFGFAAFRANQESIVRAIIAGRDVFAVMPTGGGKSLCYQLPSHLMAGTCVVISPLISLMKDQVDGAKGTGLHAEFLNSAMDDTARRGVYHRLRAGELDLLYVSPERLAMDHFIAALRESKICLFAVDEAHCISEWGHDFRPDYLQLSQLVKAFKDVPVAAFTATATHRVQEDVIARLGLRRPHVTRASFDRPNLFYEVQTKGDLDRQLLKFIKAHADESGIVYRTTRKDVEATAAALKSGGIKALPYHAGLTPETRRKNQEAFNNDKVQVVVATIAFGMGIDKSNVRFVVHGDLPKNMEGYYQETGRAGRDGEAARCLLFFSRADIPKIRYFIDAIEDDTLRAAAAAQLSGMVRYATASACRRAQLLAYFGETYPHDNCQACDVCSGNVELIEATVEAQILMSAVARTGERFGANHVVDVVIGANTERIRSLGHDQIKTYGAGKDRGDKRAWLNIVDNLIAQQCLLVAGDRYPVLGLSDKGRDVLFGRATFKVLRRTEEPAAKVRVRKGRSAGTSEAAAPITDYDPDLFQKLREVRSALAFERGVPPYVVFSDRTLHEMARDLPTTPQALLEITGVGQKKLDLFGQKFLEAIRNYK